From the genome of Tachysurus fulvidraco isolate hzauxx_2018 chromosome 20, HZAU_PFXX_2.0, whole genome shotgun sequence, one region includes:
- the cuedc1a gene encoding CUE domain-containing protein 1a isoform X2, translating into MMTSLFRRSASSNGSHGSRASSNGGSELNSNSKSSRQHVRRLEFNQAMDDFKTMFPSMDHEVIECVLRANNGAVDSTIDQLLQMSLDGQGTDDSSDSEDSIPPEILERTLEPDSSDEEPPPVYSPPSYEMHIYDRKHPADVLPFPPPRFDANPPTGLRQVGSYRNWNPPLLGNLPDDFLRILPQQLDSLQRSQSSLSQPSSSSSSSLSSLTQYSEQDRKLKQYLEDERIALFLQNEEFMRELQRNRDFLIALERDRLTVSPPEHLKQLFFIILLFRQYTCFPFSLTILTWILCTLTFSTGASSTAHPYMYSSCLQSESCTCCL; encoded by the exons ATGATGACCAGCCTGTTCCGGCGCAGCGCCAGCAGTAATGGCAGTCACGGCTCGAGGGCTTCTAGCAATGGAGGATCTGAGCTCAATAGCAACAGCAAGTCTTCTCGACAG CACGTCCGACGGCTAGAGTTCAACCAGGCCATGGACGACTTTAAGACCATGTTTCCGAGCATGGACCACGAGGTGATCGAGTGTGTCCTGAGGGCCAACAATGGTGCTGTGGACTCCACCATCGACCAGCTCCTGCAGATGAGTTTGGACGGACAAGGCACGGACGACAGCTCTGACTCGGAGGACAGCATTCCCCCGGAG ATCTTAGAAAGGACGTTAGAGCCGGACAGCTCGGATGAAGAACCCCCACCTGTCTACTCTCCACCCTCCTACGAGATGCACATCTATGACAGGAAGCACCCGGCCGACGTGCTGCCGTTCCCTCCTCCCAG GTTTGATGCCAATCCTCCGACCGGGCTTCGTCAAGTCGGAAGCTACAGGAACTGGAATCCTCCGTTACTAGGCAACCTCCCGGATGACTTCCTGCGGATCTTGCCCCAGCAGCTCGACAGTCTGCAG CGTTCTCAGAGCAGCCTGTCCCAGCCttcgtcgtcgtcatcatcctCGTTGTCCTCTCTGACGCAGTACTCGGAGCAGGACAGGAAACTGAAGCAGTACCTGGAGGACGAGCGTATCGCCCTTTTCCTGCAGAACGAGGAGTTCATGAGGGAGCTGCAGCGCAACCGTGACTTCCTCATAGCCCTGGAGAGAg ACAGACTCACCGTTTCACCCCCTGAGCACCTAAAGCAGCTTTTCTTCATCATTCTTCTCTTTCGTCAGTATACATGCTTTCCTTTCTCCCTCACAATCCTGACCTGGATTCTGTGCACCCTGACGTTCTCCACCGGGGCATCTTCCACAGCTCACCCCTACATGTACTCCTCCTGCCTTCAGTCTGAGAGCTGCACCTGTTGCCTCTGA
- the cuedc1a gene encoding CUE domain-containing protein 1a isoform X3 — MMTSLFRRSASSNGSHGSRASSNGGSELNSNSKSSRQHVRRLEFNQAMDDFKTMFPSMDHEVIECVLRANNGAVDSTIDQLLQMSLDGQGTDDSSDSEDSIPPEILERTLEPDSSDEEPPPVYSPPSYEMHIYDRKHPADVLPFPPPRFDANPPTGLRQVGSYRNWNPPLLGNLPDDFLRILPQQLDSLQRSQSSLSQPSSSSSSSLSSLTQYSEQDRKLKQYLEDERIALFLQNEEFMRELQRNRDFLIALERVYMLSFLPHNPDLDSVHPDVLHRGIFHSSPLHVLLLPSV; from the exons ATGATGACCAGCCTGTTCCGGCGCAGCGCCAGCAGTAATGGCAGTCACGGCTCGAGGGCTTCTAGCAATGGAGGATCTGAGCTCAATAGCAACAGCAAGTCTTCTCGACAG CACGTCCGACGGCTAGAGTTCAACCAGGCCATGGACGACTTTAAGACCATGTTTCCGAGCATGGACCACGAGGTGATCGAGTGTGTCCTGAGGGCCAACAATGGTGCTGTGGACTCCACCATCGACCAGCTCCTGCAGATGAGTTTGGACGGACAAGGCACGGACGACAGCTCTGACTCGGAGGACAGCATTCCCCCGGAG ATCTTAGAAAGGACGTTAGAGCCGGACAGCTCGGATGAAGAACCCCCACCTGTCTACTCTCCACCCTCCTACGAGATGCACATCTATGACAGGAAGCACCCGGCCGACGTGCTGCCGTTCCCTCCTCCCAG GTTTGATGCCAATCCTCCGACCGGGCTTCGTCAAGTCGGAAGCTACAGGAACTGGAATCCTCCGTTACTAGGCAACCTCCCGGATGACTTCCTGCGGATCTTGCCCCAGCAGCTCGACAGTCTGCAG CGTTCTCAGAGCAGCCTGTCCCAGCCttcgtcgtcgtcatcatcctCGTTGTCCTCTCTGACGCAGTACTCGGAGCAGGACAGGAAACTGAAGCAGTACCTGGAGGACGAGCGTATCGCCCTTTTCCTGCAGAACGAGGAGTTCATGAGGGAGCTGCAGCGCAACCGTGACTTCCTCATAGCCCTGGAGAGAg TATACATGCTTTCCTTTCTCCCTCACAATCCTGACCTGGATTCTGTGCACCCTGACGTTCTCCACCGGGGCATCTTCCACAGCTCACCCCTACATGTACTCCTCCTGCCTTCAGTCTGA
- the cuedc1a gene encoding CUE domain-containing protein 1a isoform X1: MMTSLFRRSASSNGSHGSRASSNGGSELNSNSKSSRQHVRRLEFNQAMDDFKTMFPSMDHEVIECVLRANNGAVDSTIDQLLQMSLDGQGTDDSSDSEDSIPPEILERTLEPDSSDEEPPPVYSPPSYEMHIYDRKHPADVLPFPPPRFDANPPTGLRQVGSYRNWNPPLLGNLPDDFLRILPQQLDSLQRSQSSLSQPSSSSSSSLSSLTQYSEQDRKLKQYLEDERIALFLQNEEFMRELQRNRDFLIALERGDHTASSSEEACTSISDDALFRDKLKHMGKSTRKKLFEIAKSFSEKTRRRKTKKRALLKHHPLAAAASTANLLEDVEGLPAEDGGKLRRSSAQETDESNKEVAS, translated from the exons ATGATGACCAGCCTGTTCCGGCGCAGCGCCAGCAGTAATGGCAGTCACGGCTCGAGGGCTTCTAGCAATGGAGGATCTGAGCTCAATAGCAACAGCAAGTCTTCTCGACAG CACGTCCGACGGCTAGAGTTCAACCAGGCCATGGACGACTTTAAGACCATGTTTCCGAGCATGGACCACGAGGTGATCGAGTGTGTCCTGAGGGCCAACAATGGTGCTGTGGACTCCACCATCGACCAGCTCCTGCAGATGAGTTTGGACGGACAAGGCACGGACGACAGCTCTGACTCGGAGGACAGCATTCCCCCGGAG ATCTTAGAAAGGACGTTAGAGCCGGACAGCTCGGATGAAGAACCCCCACCTGTCTACTCTCCACCCTCCTACGAGATGCACATCTATGACAGGAAGCACCCGGCCGACGTGCTGCCGTTCCCTCCTCCCAG GTTTGATGCCAATCCTCCGACCGGGCTTCGTCAAGTCGGAAGCTACAGGAACTGGAATCCTCCGTTACTAGGCAACCTCCCGGATGACTTCCTGCGGATCTTGCCCCAGCAGCTCGACAGTCTGCAG CGTTCTCAGAGCAGCCTGTCCCAGCCttcgtcgtcgtcatcatcctCGTTGTCCTCTCTGACGCAGTACTCGGAGCAGGACAGGAAACTGAAGCAGTACCTGGAGGACGAGCGTATCGCCCTTTTCCTGCAGAACGAGGAGTTCATGAGGGAGCTGCAGCGCAACCGTGACTTCCTCATAGCCCTGGAGAGAg GTGATCACACTGCATCAAGCTCTGAGGAAGCCTGTACCTCCATCTCAGATGATGCCTTGTTCCGTGACAAACTGAAGCACATGGGAAAat CTACAAGGAAGAAGCTTTTTGAAATCGCCAAATCGTTCTCTGAGAAAACCCGTCGGAGGAAGACCAAAAAAAGGGCTCTCCTCAAACATCACCC ACTCGCCGCTGCAGCCTCCACTGCCAACCTTCTGGAGGATGTAGAGGGACTTCCAGCAG AAGATGGAGGCAAACTCAGGAGATCCAGCGCTCAGGAAACGGACGAGTCCAACAAAGAAGTGGCGTCATG A